GCGGGATGACCCCCTGGATCCGGACCGCGTTGAGCTGCTGGAATCGCTTGAGCTCCCGCGGCTCGGTGGTGGTCCGCAGGCTTGCGAACGTCGAGAGCGGCACGAGCTTGCCTTCGGTTCCGGTGACGTAGATGTCCTTGAGCTGATCCGGGGTGAGGCGCTCGCTCCGCTTCACCTGGGGAATCACCTTGTAGCTCCGCCCCTGGATGCTGAAGCGATTGACGTAGTTTCCACCCAGGAGCGTTGAGAGATCCCGTCCTGCCTGGCTCATCTCGACGCCCTGGGACCGCACCTTGTCCCGGTTGAACACCACTTCCGCCTGGGGCTGGTCGAACTTGAGATCCGCGTCCGCATACATGAACAACCCGCTCCTGAATGCCTTTCCCACGAGCTGGTTGGCGAACGCGACGAGCTCTTCCGGCTCGGCCGTCGAGGCGATCACGAAATCCACCGGGAAGTCCCCGCCGCCCGGCAACGCGGGCGGGATGAGCGAAATGACGCGGATCCCGGGGATCTGCGAGAGCCCGGCGGCCGCCTCCATCTGGAGTTGCTCCGCGGTCTTCTTTCGGTCGCTCCAAGGCTTGGTCACCATCCCCCCGAACCCGCCGGTTGGAAACACGAGCTGGAAGGTGTTCTTGTATTCTGGGAACGACCGGTAGACACGCTCGACCTGCGACGCGTAGAGCTTGGTCTGGTCGAGGGTGGAGTTCGGCGCCGCCTGGATCACCCCGAAGACCACGCTCTGATCCTCGTTGGGCGCCAGCTCCCGCTGGGAGAACAGGTAGAAAGGCACGATCAGCGCCACGACGATCGCCCACAGAACGTAGACGACCGGCCGGTACTGGAGCGTCCCTTCCAGGGTCCGCTTGTAGGATTCCCGAATGCCGTCGAATCGACGATTGATCCATCCCGCAAAGCCGCGCTCCGTATCGCCGGCGCGGAGGAGCTTCGATCCCATCATCGGGGAGAGCGTGAGCGCCACGACTCCGGACACGATCACGGCCCCGGCGAGCGTGAACGCAAACTCGCGGAACAAGGACCCCGTCAGCCCGCCTTGGATGGCGACCGGCGTGTAGACCGCGGCCAGCGTGATGGTCATCGCGATGACGGGGCCGATCAGCTCGCGCGCCGCGTCGATCGCCGCCCGGAAGGGGCTCGCCCCGGTACGCAGGTGCCGCTCGACGTTCTCGACCATGACGATCGCGTCGTCGACCACCAGCCCGACGGAGAGGACGATGGCAAGCAGGGTGAGCAGATTGATGGTGAAGCCGGCCGCCATCATCAGGAATACCGCGCCGATGAGGGAGACCGGGATCGCCACGACCGGGATGATCACCGCTCGAAGCGATCCGAGAAACAGGAAGATGACGAGAATCACGATGAGCAGCGTCTCCGTCAGCGTCTTCAGTACCTCGTGAATGGCGCTCTGGATGTACTCGGTCGAGTCGTAGGGAATCCCCAGCTTCATCCCGACCGGAAGCTGCGCCTGGATGCCGGGCATGGCGTCGCGGACCCGGCGGATCACTTCCAGCGAGTTGGCGGTGGGAAGCACCCAGATGCCCATGAAGGTGGCCCCCTGGCCGTCGAAACGGACGTCCTGCTCGTAGTTCTCGGCGCCCAGGGAGACATCCGCGATATCGCCGAGCCGGACGACGGTTCCCCGGTCCTCCTTCACCACGAGGCGACGAAACTCATCCGCGGTCTGGAGGTCGGTGTTGGCCACGAGGTTCACCGAGACCATCGACCCTTTCGTCTGCCCCAGCGTGGAGAGATAGTTGTTCTGCGCGAGCGCGTCGCGCACCTGGGACGGCGAGATGCCCATGGCCGCCATCTTCTCGGGCTTGAGCCAGACCCGCATGGCAAACGTGCGGCCGCCGAGGATATCGGCGCGCTGCACTCCCTCGATCGCGCTCAGCTTGGGCTGCACGACACGCGTCAGGTAGTCGGTGATCTGGTTCTGGTCGAGGTCCTTGGAGGAGAATCCGATGTACATCGCCGCGAACCGATTGTCCGCGGTCTCCAGCTCGATGACCGGCGCCTGGGCCTCCGGCGGGAGGTCGTTCCGCACCTGCGCCACCTTCGCCTGGATCTGGGTGAGCGCGGCGTTCGTGTCGTAATTGAGCTTCAGATGCACCGTGATCGTGCTCACGCCCTGGGCGCTGGACGATTCGATGTAATCGATGCCGTCGGCGCTCGCGATCACCCGCTCCAGGGGCGTCGTGATGAACCCACGCACCAAGTCGGCGTTCGCGCCCACGTAGGCCGTCGTCACCGTGACGATCGCGATATCGCTTCTGGGATACTGCCGCACGCTCAGCGAGCGGATCGATTGGAGCCCGGCAATCAGGATGACCAAGCTCACGACCATCGCCAGGACCGGCCGCCGGATGAAGAGATCGGTGAATTTCATCAGCTGTCCTCCGGCTTCGGCGCGGGATCGTTGCCCGGTCGGATCTTGTTGTTGACCAGGACCGATGCGCCGTTGCGCAGCTTGAAGACCCCGGAGGTCACAACCTCTTCGCCCTGCTTGAGGCCGGAGACGACCGCGACCTGGTCGCCGCGCCCGCTCCCCAGCTTCACGAACCTCTGCTGCACGCCGCGATAGGTCTTGCCGTTCGGACCCTTGAGGTCACCCACGACGAAAACCGAATTCCCATAGGGCGCGTAGCTGACGGCCGTGGCCGGAAGCGCGATCACGGGATCGCTGGTGCCGAGCCCGGCTTCCACCTCCACGAACATGCCGGGGCGCAGCCTGCCGTGGGGATTCCGGAAGACCGCCTGGATCTGGACGTTTCGGGTGGCCTCGTCCACCACGGAGTTGATGGCCGTGACCGTGCCGGCGGGAACCGCGACCGCGATACTGTCGGTCGCCACGTGGACTTCGGCCCCTCGTTTCAGCACGCCGACTTCCTGCTGCGGCACGGAGAAATTCACGTAGACCGGATCCATCGACTGCAGGGGTGCCACGGCGGCGCCGCCTTCCAGGTACTGGCCGAGGTTGACCTGGCGAATCCCGAGGATTCCCGCGAAGGGAGCCCGGATCTCCTTGCGCTCGATCGAGGCTCGAATCTCCCCCACGCGGGCCTCCGCCTGCTTGGCCTCCGCGGCGAGCCGGTCGTACTCCGCCTGCGCGATGACGCCCTTCTGCAGTAGTTGGCGCGACCGCTCGAAGTCCAGGTTCGCGAGGTCGCGCTGAGCCTCCGCGGCGGCCAGCTGCGCCCGCTCCTGGCGCGTATCGAGGCGCACGAGCAAATCACCCTCGCGGACGCTCTTGCCGGAATCGAAGGCAATGCTCTCGACGATCCCGGGCAGGTCCGCGCTCACCGTGACGCCCTGAACCGCTGCCACGGTCCCGATCGCGTTCAGCGTCGCCGGCCACTTCTGCTCGCCGGCGACGATCGTCGTGACCGCCTCGGGAGGCGGCTGGTAGGAAGACCCCTGCGCGATGGCCGCGCGGATCTGGAGAACCTTCACCAAGCCGATGGTCCCGATGAAGACGACCATCACAGCAAGCATGAGCAACATTCGCCTTTTCATGAGTTGCCTCCTTAACGTGACGTACCGCCAACCTCGATACCGCGATCTTCGATCAGAGAACCGGTTGCGCGTGCCATCTCGGTGCGCGCCGTCCGGTAGTCGGTGAGGGCCGAGATCTCGTCGAGGCGCGCGCGTGATAGATCGTTTTGGCGCGTGAGCACCAGGAAGTTCGTCGAGAGCCCCGTGTCGTATCGGTCGCGCTCGGCCGAGAGCTGGACCTCCGCCGCTTCACGGCCGGACCGGGCCGCTTCGATCCTCTGGCCCGCCGTCTCCAATGCGGCCGCAGCATCGAGGACCTCGGCGCGGATCGCCTTGCGGACGCGGGCCAGATCGGCTTCGGCCTGTCGCTCGACGTGCCGCGCCACCGCGGCGTTTCCTCGGGCCGCGCGGTTGCCGATCGGAAGCCCCAGCACAAGCGCCACACGGGCGGCGTCGAAATCACCCCGGCCAAGCGACTCGAACGACTTCGCGAAATCCCCGTCCAGTTCGGATGGGAGGGTTCCAGCTGGCCCTCCTGGATTCCGGGAGCCCGCGATGCCGAACCGGTCATAGGAAACGACCGCATCGAGGCTCGGCCAGATTCCGTCGCGGGCGAAAGCGGTCTCGGCGCGCCGCCGCTTCACGACGGCGTCTGCGATCGTGAGCTCCGGCCGGCCCGCGAGCGCGCGTTCGAGAGAGGCCGGGATGTCCACCGGGACGACCTCCACGTTCGCGTCCTCCCCCGGAGCGAGTTGTTGATCCCAGAGCGCGTCCCCCGCGCCGTCCAGGATCAGGAGCTTCAGCGCGTTCTCCGCTCGCGAAAGAGCCTCCCTCGAGGCCAGAAGCTCCCCGCGCCGCCGCTCCAGCTCGGCCCGGGGTTGAGCTAGCTCCGTTCGGGGTGCCGAGCCCGTCTCGACGCGGGATTGCGTTTCCCCGAGCTGCTCTTCCGCGAGCCGCACCGCTTCCTCGCGCACCTCGACCCCCCGCCGGGCCGCCACCAGCGCCCAGTAGGATCGCTCGACCGCCGCGACCGTCTCGGTGATCGCGCGCCGGAGCGAGGCGCTGGCGCCTTCGCGCCCCGCCTTGGCGACGCGCACGGACAGCCGAGCCGCGTCGGTGCCGCGGTCGCGCAGCAGGGGCTGGCGCAGCTGCAGGCCCACCCGCGTGCCGTACGCCGGCGAAAGAAGGGCCAAGCCTTCATCGATCTCGCGCGCGCCGCTCGCCCTGAGCAAGAGCGCGCCGCCTGTGGGAAGAAGCTGTTGGATCGACAGGCCGGCTTCGGCCGATTCAAATTTGGGCCCGATCTCGGCGGGCGACGTGCCTGAGAAGGAGGAGTTCACGGGCTCCGTAGACCTCGACCAGCCGCCGTTCAGCTCGACCAAGGGATCGTAGGCGCCGTTCGCTCCGGTCACCGCGGCCTTCGACGCTGCGAGCGACTCGCGCTCTATCAGCAACCCCTCGTTCCTCTGGAGCGCCAAGCGGACCGCTTCATCCAGGGTCAAACGATGCTCGGCGGCGGTCGCGACCTCCGCGCGCAAAGCCAGCGCCAGGAGAGCTGTCACCGCGAGGATTCGCTTCAGGCTCGCGAGCTTCACCTGACACCTCGTTGGAGATCGGCCTTCTGAAGCCGCGCGTCGATCGCCTTCGCGAAGCGCGCCAGCTCGTTGGGATCGAGGCACGCGAGCGACCTCAGCTCACAGGGGTTCAGCTCCATGCCCCTTTGAGCCAATTCCAGCAATGTGGCTCTTGGATCCGCCATGAACCGGCGACGCAGCGCCTCGTCGGTTGCCAGCACACCGATAATGCGTTCGACATAGAGTTGACTCATTTTGTTCTCCTCCCGCCGCGGCCTTATCTCAAGAGACGTGCCAAACCGTGATGGGAGGGGAAAGGCCGAGTGTTTCCATTGTGCCCGCGGAACTTGTGGCGTCGCAGGTGAGCCCGAGCGGGCGCGAGGAATGCCGGAGTACCTGTCGAGAAATCGACAGAGCGCGGATTAATAAGCGGGATCTTCGGCCGGTGGCGCGTTCCCGATCTGAGCGGGATCGCCGGGTCGACGCCGGGCCTCTGAGGCCCGGCGTCTGGGGGGGCGAATGGAGGGAATTGCCTGAGGCGGATTGCTGGAGAGGACTAGAACCTGTACGAGAGACCGAGCGTGCCGCGCTCCATCCAGATCTCGTCCGCTCCCTTAGAATTGGAGAGACCGGCGGCGCCATCCGAGGGAAACGCAACGAACTCACGCAGGTCCGCGCGCAGCGCCCACCGCTCGGTGAGCCCGTAGGTCGTGCCGGCCCCGAAGTTGACCGCGAACGCGGTCTCCGACTTGGCCAACTGGGGCAGGCGATCGGCGTCGGTGTTGGAGAGGAATGTGACCGCTCCCGCGCCGGCCGCCAGGTAGGGCGTCCAATTGCGGGTCGGGAAGTCGGCTCGCAGGTTGGCCTGATAGGCGAGAACGTCCGGACTCTTCCGATCCTGGCTCGTGCCCGATCCCAGGTCCACGCTCTGCGTGACCGGAATCATCCACGTGAACTCCCCCTCGGCCGCCAGCCTCGCGGACAGGCGGTAGCTCACGGTCGCGACCGCGGGGATGTTGAGGAAATGATCGGGGATCGCCGTGTCGTTCTCGTTCAGGGCCTGAATCCCTCCCATGAGCGAGACCTCGGTCCGCGGTCCCAAGCTGCTCTCCTGCGCCCCGGCATTGGATGCCGCGCCGAGCACGAAGAGCGAAGCGACTGCCGCACCGATGGCGACCCGTGTGTACCTTCTCCTGATCTTCATGGCACTCCTCCTTGACGGAACGCGACGGCGCGGCGCCGAGCGACGGATGCGCCAAGCATGCCGCCCATCGCTTCCTCTGCTCGCTCGTATCTCAAATGGCGTGCCAACCGCCCGGCCGGGAAGCGCGGCGCGCGGGACTCCGTGCGTTGGCGGGAGTTGTAGTGTCCGTGTCGTGATTCAGGAGGCTGCGGGGATGTCGTGTATGTTGCGGAGGAATCGACAGGCTGTCGGTTTCTCAGCGCCTGCCCAGGGGTGCCGTGGTCGAGGCCCAGCCAGCGTACGCGGTCACGCGGCCGCAGCGGATCGCGGAGGCTCCCCTTCGTTCTGCAGGGAGATCGGATCTGGAATTTCGAGATAGGTGTTCTCGCCCGCGCCGTCCCGAGCTTCCGACCAAATCTTGCCTCCGTGAGCTGCCATGATCTCTCGGCACAGTGCGAGCTTCAGCCCGGAGCTTCTGACCTCTTGCCCCGCGTGAGCGACGCCGGAGCCGCGCGTGGTCACCGAAAGGAGCGGACCCCGCTCCGACCTGCCGAGGGTAACGGTGACGGTGGCGCCTGGGCCGGACCATCTGGCGGCGTTCGTCAGGACATGCCGTACCACCTGCGTGAGCGCCTCTCGGTCCATCCAGCCGCTCGTCGGCCCGCACGGACCCGCTTCAAGTCCGATGCCGCGCGACTGAAAGAGCGGGCGCACTTCATCCACGACCCGAAGGACCACGGCATCCACCGGCGCTGAAGCAAAGCGGAGGACGCGCTTCCCCGCCTCGAAGTTGGCGAGGTCGACGAGATCGTTGAGCAGATCGAGGAGCCGTCTTCCGCCCTCCTCGATCATCTTGTAATACCGGGTTGCCTTCTCCGGCGTCAGGGAGGCGGCCCTCCCTCCTCCCAGCTCCGCGAAGCTAAGGATCGCGTGAAGCGGGGTCCGCATCTCGTGAGACATGCCCGCGAGAAACTCACTCTTCGCGCGCGACGCCGATTCGGCCCTGTCCTTCTCCCTTTGGAGACCCCGAAGAAGATCGAGCGTAGGCTCGGTCACCGCGCGCTGGAGCTGGAGCATGAGCAGAAGAATCAGGAGCGCGGAGCCCGCGCAAATCACGGCCGTCGCAACGAGGAATGAAGTCGAGTCCCGGTGGAGATCGTCCAGGCCGGCCTCCAGACGAACGGTGCCGAGAGGTTGACCCTCGAACCTGATCTCTTGGGTCACGCCGATCGCGGCCTGGTCGGGATCCTGGGCGGAGGCGGACCGAAAGGACTTCGCGGATCTCCCACCGCTGCCTTGGACATAGGACGCGAGGACCTGGCTCCGATCGTCGCGAAGCACCGCCCTGCGGATCCCGGGATTGGCGGCGAGCGCACCCAGAACAGCCTCGGCGCCCTTTCGGTCCCCGACGCGCATGGCCAACACCGTACTCGAACCGACGATGCGGGCGGTCGCGAGGAGCTCCCGCTCCACGGCGCTGCGGCGCAGGTGCTTCTCATAGGAAAGTGACGCGACGCACGACAGGAGAAGGGCCGGAAGCACGGCCATGGCGACGGCCCCCAGCAGCCTCTGCCGAATGGGAAGATCTCGGATACGGATCACTCGGATGGCTCCTTCGCCGCCTAGGCGGCCCGCCGATCCCCGGGGTTCGGGTCCTCGGGATTCGACGTCTGGATGGAGGGAGCGTCCGTGGTGGGGTGCTGTCCCGCCACTTGAAAGCGAAGAATGAACGCCGTCCCGCGCCCTTCCTCGCTTTCCACGCGAATCGCTCCCTTGTGGGCCTGCATGATGCCGAACGTCACCGCCAGGCCGAGCCCTGTCCCCTTGCCCGCAGGCTTGGTTGTGAAGAAGGGCTCAAAGATGCGGGCCTGGACGGCCCGTGGGATGCCGGGTCCGTCATCTTGGACGGAGAGCTCGATGAAGC
This window of the Candidatus Eisenbacteria bacterium genome carries:
- a CDS encoding multidrug efflux protein codes for the protein MKFTDLFIRRPVLAMVVSLVILIAGLQSIRSLSVRQYPRSDIAIVTVTTAYVGANADLVRGFITTPLERVIASADGIDYIESSSAQGVSTITVHLKLNYDTNAALTQIQAKVAQVRNDLPPEAQAPVIELETADNRFAAMYIGFSSKDLDQNQITDYLTRVVQPKLSAIEGVQRADILGGRTFAMRVWLKPEKMAAMGISPSQVRDALAQNNYLSTLGQTKGSMVSVNLVANTDLQTADEFRRLVVKEDRGTVVRLGDIADVSLGAENYEQDVRFDGQGATFMGIWVLPTANSLEVIRRVRDAMPGIQAQLPVGMKLGIPYDSTEYIQSAIHEVLKTLTETLLIVILVIFLFLGSLRAVIIPVVAIPVSLIGAVFLMMAAGFTINLLTLLAIVLSVGLVVDDAIVMVENVERHLRTGASPFRAAIDAARELIGPVIAMTITLAAVYTPVAIQGGLTGSLFREFAFTLAGAVIVSGVVALTLSPMMGSKLLRAGDTERGFAGWINRRFDGIRESYKRTLEGTLQYRPVVYVLWAIVVALIVPFYLFSQRELAPNEDQSVVFGVIQAAPNSTLDQTKLYASQVERVYRSFPEYKNTFQLVFPTGGFGGMVTKPWSDRKKTAEQLQMEAAAGLSQIPGIRVISLIPPALPGGGDFPVDFVIASTAEPEELVAFANQLVGKAFRSGLFMYADADLKFDQPQAEVVFNRDKVRSQGVEMSQAGRDLSTLLGGNYVNRFSIQGRSYKVIPQVKRSERLTPDQLKDIYVTGTEGKLVPLSTFASLRTTTEPRELKRFQQLNAVRIQGVIPPSVSLDQALRFLEVEAKGILPQGFTIDYAGESRQLRTEGSRFLGIFLLSAVLIFLVLAAQFESFRDPFVILAGSAPLAISGALFFSFMGLTTLNIYSQVGLITLVGLVAKNGILIVQFANHLRETGLDKLRAVIEAAGTRLRPILMTTAATVFGHLPLVFATGPGAGARNSIGITLVSGMIIGTFFTLFVVPSVYMLVAHARERVAVPEAEEAEAGVIDAAPEAI
- a CDS encoding porin family protein, translating into MKIRRRYTRVAIGAAVASLFVLGAASNAGAQESSLGPRTEVSLMGGIQALNENDTAIPDHFLNIPAVATVSYRLSARLAAEGEFTWMIPVTQSVDLGSGTSQDRKSPDVLAYQANLRADFPTRNWTPYLAAGAGAVTFLSNTDADRLPQLAKSETAFAVNFGAGTTYGLTERWALRADLREFVAFPSDGAAGLSNSKGADEIWMERGTLGLSYRF
- a CDS encoding TolC family protein, with the translated sequence MPRSQRAGALREGDRRAASEGRSPTRCQVKLASLKRILAVTALLALALRAEVATAAEHRLTLDEAVRLALQRNEGLLIERESLAASKAAVTGANGAYDPLVELNGGWSRSTEPVNSSFSGTSPAEIGPKFESAEAGLSIQQLLPTGGALLLRASGAREIDEGLALLSPAYGTRVGLQLRQPLLRDRGTDAARLSVRVAKAGREGASASLRRAITETVAAVERSYWALVAARRGVEVREEAVRLAEEQLGETQSRVETGSAPRTELAQPRAELERRRGELLASREALSRAENALKLLILDGAGDALWDQQLAPGEDANVEVVPVDIPASLERALAGRPELTIADAVVKRRRAETAFARDGIWPSLDAVVSYDRFGIAGSRNPGGPAGTLPSELDGDFAKSFESLGRGDFDAARVALVLGLPIGNRAARGNAAVARHVERQAEADLARVRKAIRAEVLDAAAALETAGQRIEAARSGREAAEVQLSAERDRYDTGLSTNFLVLTRQNDLSRARLDEISALTDYRTARTEMARATGSLIEDRGIEVGGTSR
- a CDS encoding efflux RND transporter periplasmic adaptor subunit, giving the protein MKRRMLLMLAVMVVFIGTIGLVKVLQIRAAIAQGSSYQPPPEAVTTIVAGEQKWPATLNAIGTVAAVQGVTVSADLPGIVESIAFDSGKSVREGDLLVRLDTRQERAQLAAAEAQRDLANLDFERSRQLLQKGVIAQAEYDRLAAEAKQAEARVGEIRASIERKEIRAPFAGILGIRQVNLGQYLEGGAAVAPLQSMDPVYVNFSVPQQEVGVLKRGAEVHVATDSIAVAVPAGTVTAINSVVDEATRNVQIQAVFRNPHGRLRPGMFVEVEAGLGTSDPVIALPATAVSYAPYGNSVFVVGDLKGPNGKTYRGVQQRFVKLGSGRGDQVAVVSGLKQGEEVVTSGVFKLRNGASVLVNNKIRPGNDPAPKPEDS